The Mercurialis annua linkage group LG2, ddMerAnnu1.2, whole genome shotgun sequence genome contains a region encoding:
- the LOC126668351 gene encoding uncharacterized protein LOC126668351, translating into MNIDTPELLLREKKAQKPRENLETIELTEGSEMCVKLGVDWPNEHREAIIARIKQYVEEFTNKPEDIGGVDPKIISHKLNVDAKCKQKKRTFSLEKQIAIRDEVEKLLKAGFIRKVDYPEWLANVVLIKKSNGRWRLCIDFTDLNNACPKDSFPLPNIDQLVDATCGFAVYAFLDASQGYHQIPMNKDDEEKTAFTMDLGTYCYKKMPFGLKNVGATYQRLMNHVFKDQLGKNVEVYVDDIVVKSKRIEDHAGDLAETFKKLKGFNLKLNPEKCVFAVRSGKFLGHLISEKGIEANPEKIEAVMDMKAPSSVKEVQKLNGRVTALGSTPPVLGRAEPGEILYLYLSVNDETAAAVLVKEDKGLQTPIYYLSRVLKGPEVRYPKIEKFALALKVAAPKLRRYFEAHIIVVRTNQPLRKALQRPEMSGRLVSWSVQLGGYDIRYEPRPALKAQVLADFIAETTASNQPEEPDEQLLRWVLEVDGASNLEGSGADVVLKGPHGVTLRSSVKFDFPASNNAAEYEALLIGLRMVNVVKAEHVTIRSDSQLVVCQILGTFEARDPEMRRYVDRVKFFLNKIQELGGKWVIEQVPRLENQEADVLAKAATVNEKIPGVHFSIQKHSSIDNHETIFLTQTLENWMQGIAHYLMDGTLPENRDKAYKILRQAPYYAFLDGVLYRKSFTHPWSRCLTAEEGEYVLREIHEGICGAHIDPRMLAKKAVLQGYYWPLMVRQAEEIVKKCENCQRHQNIRHAPTTEQCPITKAVSTITEARIRDFFWRQIVCRFGIPRALVTDNGKQFNCRAFKEFCNDLHIDMRFTSVVHPQSNGMTEVTNRTILKGLKARLGEFDKQWLEELPKVIWAYRTTPRAGTGDTPFSLTYGCEAMIPVEIGMPTLRVQFFDEAKNEEEQKLCLDLLEERREQAALRIEAYKQRITKYHNKRVKPLSFQVGDLVLRRADIAKGNAGVGKLEPNWEGPYRVIEVGRAGAYKIAHMSGRAIRHLRATCHPQAGYHLRAIWTPSKDNPGLSRVSSAHTEQLD; encoded by the exons atgaacatcgatacaccGGAGCTGCTCCTCAGAGAGAAAAAGGCTCAGAAACCCCGTGAAAACTTAGAAACGATTGAACTTACAGAGGGATCCGAGATGTGTGTAAAGCTGGGGGTAGATTGGCCAAACGAGCACCGGGaagctatcatagctcggataaaacagtatGTGGAGGAATTTACCAACAAGCCAGAGGATATTGGGGGGGTAGACCCGAAGATAATCTCGCACAAGTTAAACGTGGATGCCAAGtgcaagcaaaagaaaagaactttctctctagagaaacagatTGCTATCCGAGACGAAGTTGAGAAGCTCTTGAAAGCCGGGTTCATCAGGAAAGTGGATTATCCTGAATGGCTGGCCAATGTGGTCTTGATCAAGAAGTCTAACGGaagatggaggctttgtatagattttactgatctaaacaatgcctgcccaAAAGACAGTTTTCCTCTGCCAAACATCGACCAACTGGTGGACGCAACGTGCGGATTTGCGGTCTATGCATTCTTAGATGCCTCtcagggatatcaccagatcccgATGAATAAAGACGATGAAGAAAAGACAGCGTTCACTATGGATCTGGGGACAtattgctacaagaagatgccttttggCTTGAAAAATGTTGgggcaacctatcaaagactcatgaatcatgttttCAAAGATCAACTGGGCAAGAACGTCGAGGTTTACGTAGATGACATAGTCGTGAAATCCAAAAGGATCGAGGATCACGCAGGGGATCTGGCAGAAACTTTTAAAAAGCTGAAGGGTTTCAACCTCAAGCTGAACCCGGAGAAGTGTGTCTTTGCAGTCCGGTCTGGGAAATTTCTCGGGCACCTCATCTCGGAGAAAGGCATCGAGGCGAACCCGGAGAAAATCGAGGCAGTGATGGACATGAAAGCCCCGAGCTCGGTAAAAGAAGTGCAAAAGTTGAATGGAAGAGTCACGGCATTGGGAAG CACACCCCCAGTGCTAGGTAGAGCCGAGCCAGGGGAAATCTTATACTTGTATCTCTCGGTGAATGATGAGACAGCAGCGGCAGTCCTGGTAAAGGAAGATAAAGGTCTGCAAACCCCAATTTACTATCTCAGCAGGGTCCtgaaaggcccggaggtcagatATCCAAAAATCgagaaatttgctttggcattgaaAGTGGCGGCGCCAAAACTAAGGAGATATTTCGAAGCTCACATCATCGTGGTACGGacgaaccaacctctgagaaaggcATTGCAGAGGCCAGAAATGTCAGGACGGCTGGTCAGCTGGTCGGTCCAGTTAGGAGGATACGACATCCGGTATGAACCGAGACcggctctgaaagcacaagtGTTGGCTGATTTCATAGCTGAGACCACAGCGAGTAACCAACCTGAGGAACCTGATGAACAACTTCTACGGTGGGTCTTAGAAGTCGATGGGGCATCAAATCTGGAAGGATCTGGGGCAGAcgtagtcttgaaaggccctcacGGAGTTACACTCCGAAGCTCGGTGAAATTCGATTTCCCGGCATCCAATAATGCCGCGGAATATGAGGCTCTGTTGATCGGATTAAGAATGGTAAACGTGGTCAAAGCCGAGCACGTAACGATAAGGAGTGATTCTCAGTTAGTCGTTTGTCAAATCCTGGGTACTTTCGAAGCTCGGGATCCAGAAATGAGAAGATACGTggacagagtcaagttcttcttgaacaagattcaggagctcggaggAAAATGGGTGATAGAGCAAGTTCCTCGTTTGGAAAATCAAGAGGCCGACGTACTAgccaaagcagcaacagtgaACGAAAAGATACCAGGAGTCCATTTCTCTATTCAAAAGCATTCCAGCATCGACAACCACGAAACCATTTTTCTAACTCAGACTTTAGAAAATTGGATGCAAGGCATAGCCCATTACCTGATGGACGGGACTCTGCCAGAAAACAGAGACAAAGCATACAAAATCTTGCGACAAGCCCCGTACTACGCGTTCCTCGACGGAGTCTTATACAGGAAGTCATTCACCcacccgtggtcgagatgcCTAACTGCAGAGGAAGGCGAGTACGTTCTGAGAGAAATACATGAAGGTATTTGTGGGGCACACATAGATCCTCGCATGTTGGCAAAGAAAGCAGTGTTGCAGGGATACTACTGGCCCCTGATGGTTAGGCAGGCAGAAGAGATAGTAAAGAAATGTGAAAACTGTCAGAGGCATCAGAACATCCGACATGCTCCCACCACAGAGCAGTGTCCTATTACca aggcagtgagTACCATCACAGAAGCTCGGATCAGGGATTTCTTCTGGAGGCAAATTGTGTGTCGTTTCGGTATACCCAGAGCATTGGTAACTgacaacggaaagcagttcAACTGCCGAGCCTTCAAGGAATTTTGCAACGATTTGCACATTGACATGCGTTTCACTTCCGTGGTTCATCCGCAAAGCAATGGGATGACCGAAGTAACCAACCGGACGATCCTAAAAGGGCTCAAGGCCAGGCTGGGGGAGTTCGATAAacagtggctggaagagctaccTAAGGTTATATGGGCTTACCGAACCACCCCAAGGGCAGGCACaggagacaccccgttttctCTGACATATGGGTGTGAGGCAATGATACCTGTGGAAATCGGGATGCCAACTCTAAGGGTCCAGTTCTTTGATGAGGCTAAGAACGAGGAAGAACAGAAGTTATGCCTAGACCTGTTGGAAGAGCGAAGAGAGCAGGCAGCGCTgagaatcgaagcatacaaaCAAAGAATAActaagtatcataacaagagagttaaacccCTGAGTTTCCAAGTCGGCGATCTGGTCCTAAGACGGGCAGACATTGCTAAGGGAAATGCTGGAGTGGGAAAGCTCGAACCCAACTGGGAAGGCCCATATCGAGTCATTGAGGTCGGACGAGCAGGAGCTTACAAGatagcacacatgtcgggcaga GCTATACGCCATCTACGGGCTACATGCCACCCGCAGGCTGGGTACCACCTGCGGGCAATTTGGACCCCGAGCAAGGACAACCCCGGGCTATCCAGAGTCAGCAGTGCTCACACCGAGCAGCTTGATTAA